One window of the Megalops cyprinoides isolate fMegCyp1 chromosome 2, fMegCyp1.pri, whole genome shotgun sequence genome contains the following:
- the LOC118772879 gene encoding transcription elongation factor A protein 1-like isoform X2 encodes MGKKEEEDIIRIAKKMDKMAQKKNGAGALDLLKELKNIPMTLELLQSTRIGMSVNAIRKQSTDDEVTSLAKSLIKSWKKLLDEPGGGDKSSEEKKKEPTTPTVSSSQNSPEPREESSSSNSSSKSETSDITPNTLITTFPRAPNTSDSVRNKCREMLSSALQAGNDYIAIGADCDELGAQIEECIFQEFKNTDMKYKNRVRSRIANLKDIKNPSLRRNVLCGNVPPDRMARMTAEEMASDELKEMRKNLTKEAIREHQMARTGGTETDLFTCGKCKKKNCTYTQVQTRSADEPMTTFVLCNECGNRWKFC; translated from the exons atgggaaagaaagaggaagaagacatTATAAGGATCGCAAAGAAAATGGATAAGATGGCGCAGAAAAAGAATGGG GCTGGCGCCTTGGACCTGCTGAAAGAACTGAAGAACATTCCCATGACTCTGGAATTGCTACAG TCTACCAGAATAGGGATGTCTGTGAATGCCATTCGCAAGCAGAGCACGGATGACGAGGTTACATCACTAGCCAAGTCACTCATCAAATCGTGGAAGAAGCTTCTAG ATGAGCCAGGGGGTGGCGACAAGTCatcagaggagaagaaaaaggaacCTACAACTCCAACTGTCTCCTCTTCACAGAACAGTCCTGAGCCAAGAGAGGAGAG ctccagcagcaacTCAAGCAGCAAAAGCGAAACCAGCGACATCACGCCCAACACGCTGATCACCACCTTCCCACGAGCACCGAACACGTCCGATTCTGTCAGGAACAAATGCAGGGAGATGCTGTCCAGTGCCTTGCAAGCAGGGA atgaCTACATTGCCATTGGTGCTGACTGCGATGAGCTTGGAGCTCAAATTGAGGAAT GCATTTTCCAGGAGTTTAAAAACACtgatatgaaatacaaaaaccGAGTTCGGAGCCGAATCGCCAACCTGAAGGATATCAAGAACCCCAGCCTGCGGAGGAACGTGCTGTGTGGCAACGTGCCTCCCGATAGGATGGCCCGGATGACCGCGGAG GAAATGGCCAGTGACGAGCTGAAGGAGATGCGCAAAAACCTGACCAAAGAGGCCATCCGAGAGCACCAGATGGCCCGAACGGGCGGCACTGAGACCGACCTGTTCACTTGTGGCAAATGCAAAAAGAAGAACTGCACGTACACCCAG GTTCAGACCCGGAGTGCTGATGAACCAATGACCACATTTGTCCTCTGTAATGAATGTGGCAACAGGTGGAAG TTTTGCTAG
- the LOC118772879 gene encoding transcription elongation factor A protein 1-like isoform X1 produces MGKKEEEDIIRIAKKMDKMAQKKNGAGALDLLKELKNIPMTLELLQSTRIGMSVNAIRKQSTDDEVTSLAKSLIKSWKKLLDEPGGGDKSSEEKKKEPTTPTVSSSQNSPEPREESSSSSNSSSKSETSDITPNTLITTFPRAPNTSDSVRNKCREMLSSALQAGNDYIAIGADCDELGAQIEECIFQEFKNTDMKYKNRVRSRIANLKDIKNPSLRRNVLCGNVPPDRMARMTAEEMASDELKEMRKNLTKEAIREHQMARTGGTETDLFTCGKCKKKNCTYTQVQTRSADEPMTTFVLCNECGNRWKFC; encoded by the exons atgggaaagaaagaggaagaagacatTATAAGGATCGCAAAGAAAATGGATAAGATGGCGCAGAAAAAGAATGGG GCTGGCGCCTTGGACCTGCTGAAAGAACTGAAGAACATTCCCATGACTCTGGAATTGCTACAG TCTACCAGAATAGGGATGTCTGTGAATGCCATTCGCAAGCAGAGCACGGATGACGAGGTTACATCACTAGCCAAGTCACTCATCAAATCGTGGAAGAAGCTTCTAG ATGAGCCAGGGGGTGGCGACAAGTCatcagaggagaagaaaaaggaacCTACAACTCCAACTGTCTCCTCTTCACAGAACAGTCCTGAGCCAAGAGAGGAGAG cagctccagcagcaacTCAAGCAGCAAAAGCGAAACCAGCGACATCACGCCCAACACGCTGATCACCACCTTCCCACGAGCACCGAACACGTCCGATTCTGTCAGGAACAAATGCAGGGAGATGCTGTCCAGTGCCTTGCAAGCAGGGA atgaCTACATTGCCATTGGTGCTGACTGCGATGAGCTTGGAGCTCAAATTGAGGAAT GCATTTTCCAGGAGTTTAAAAACACtgatatgaaatacaaaaaccGAGTTCGGAGCCGAATCGCCAACCTGAAGGATATCAAGAACCCCAGCCTGCGGAGGAACGTGCTGTGTGGCAACGTGCCTCCCGATAGGATGGCCCGGATGACCGCGGAG GAAATGGCCAGTGACGAGCTGAAGGAGATGCGCAAAAACCTGACCAAAGAGGCCATCCGAGAGCACCAGATGGCCCGAACGGGCGGCACTGAGACCGACCTGTTCACTTGTGGCAAATGCAAAAAGAAGAACTGCACGTACACCCAG GTTCAGACCCGGAGTGCTGATGAACCAATGACCACATTTGTCCTCTGTAATGAATGTGGCAACAGGTGGAAG TTTTGCTAG